Below is a genomic region from Pseudopipra pipra isolate bDixPip1 chromosome 6, bDixPip1.hap1, whole genome shotgun sequence.
TACATTTGATAACTATTATTCAACAACTGCCTTTTAACATACGATGTAGTTGATGGGCGTTGTTTCTGGACttagaaaaatgcatttgcttATACTAAAGTGAAATAGAAGTGAAATTAATGAAGAATGGGTAAGTTGTATCTGTTCTTAGCTTGTGGGGCtggttttgtctcttttttttttttccttttttttatggTGATCATAAAGGTAAGTGGATCTTCCATGTTTACTGGCCCTTCATTTTCCATAACTAAAATTTGGAAGCAAAATTTTTAGGGCTTTTTTCGCTTATTTTCCAGTTGAAGGCTGTTGAGGGTACCATTTAAAGAAATGAACTTGCCATTGCAGCAGTCTTGCATGTTTGACCAAATAAAGCCTATTTTCTGAAACTGGTATTGTGGGTATTAATTCTCAGTATAACATTAATTCTGCCAATGCCTTTTTTATGCTCATTCCTATGGAAAAGGTACTTCACATTTAGCACTTTGGGGAGTTTTATCATTGAATGAAAACCTTCCTTTCAGTCCTTTCCTGCCCTCTTGCAGGGCTTAGAACCTCAGGAAAAGAATCTCCAACTACTTGTGTTGCCTCAGAAGAGCAGAGTAAGTTGAGAGCAGCGTTTTTGTTATTTATCCACAAACTGACAACTGGCAAAAGGAAGGCAAAGAGTTTATAGCAGCTCTGAGTGCAGATATAGTGAGTTTTGTGTATCTAGTTTATGGTAAGTGGAGGGACTCCTTACTTTTGGTATTGAGCTGCAAGTTTTAGGAAATGTTTTACTCTTGTCCTCCAATGCTTTGTCCTTTTGGTGTGTGCAAGAGTTTTGATTATTTTACATCCTGTGTATattacattttgcttttctacATGAAATGTTCTTTATATTACAAGCTtttcagagttttttttttaagtaatattttcaTAGTTTATGAAAATATTATGCCATTTGTTTATGCAATTTATGTTGCATTATTAGTAAATTCTTTCTTGGGTGGGGGATACAACTGTGGAGCATAAGAAAATGCCTTGCAGTTGTTATTACCACCTTGATGAAGTCGGAATGTTGTCTTTAGTATACCTGAGGAAAATATCAGAGGAAgcagttttcctctgtgtttgcaAAGCAGTGAGTTGGGCCATGTGAGTCTTGCCCATTTTTTGTGATGTGGCAGACAGATTAAAAGGAAATCTGGAGAAGAAGAGGTTACATAAGATATGTAAGAACTTGTTACATACACTGATGGGAGTACAATTGGAAATGTAGCCAACTGAGTTCTGGCATATGTTTTCATTGATTTTCTGCTCCAATTGCCTGCTGTGACCGTAACTCCTACGTATCCAATCAGTCTTGTAAAACTTTATTATGAACCCCCAGTGATAGATGATGGCAACTGAAAAACATGAAATGttgttatatttaaatttagaaTAATCACCTCCTGCTTTGGAAATGATCTGACTTGACTCTTCAGCTATTCTAGAAACGTACTGTCTGATTTGATCAAAATGTTTAAGTTTAATGCAGAATTAGGGTTTCAGAGCAGTTTCCAGTAAGTCAAATTTGAAATTATATAcagctgtttgaaaaaaatataactcATTAATTTCATGCAGAACAGAGAGCTAGTTGTTAAATGCCGTTAAATATCCAACTAAATGCTTTCATTTAATTGTCCACCTTCATAATACTTCAGAACGTACAGAGTAcactttaggaaaaaatatagaaatattacaTGCAGCATGTTGTAAGTTCTGTTAATGTTTCATGCAACTTACTCTTGAAATTAAGAAATAACTTTTCagctttaaaacatatttacCAGTTTATTTGGTACAACTGAGAGTATATGAAACCATTTCATTTACGCAGTATAAAGTTCCCATAGAGCCTAAAAGCTATGTGACAAATACAGAAGTTTTTATCTAATGCTGTGTGGATTGATGCTGTTTCAAAATATGGAaagtagtatttttttattgtttaaataCTTTTAGCTCTATACGgctaaaaaattaaatgcttcagAATTTTTTCGGAAACATCTACATTGCTTATTAAAAGATGGCTTCAAACACAACAGCTCTAAGAAACTATAAAGATAAAAGGGGAGTTGATAGTTAAAGTTATTGCATACTAGTTATAACGaaggattttaatttctgaactTGGAAAAAAGGGGAGCAGGTCACATTTCTTACTCCTATATGTGTCTGGATGGCAATGACAAAAAAGGAATGCGAATGGCTGCATAACTCTTTGAAAGCAACACAAACCAACTTAACTTGATGGGTAGTAATAGGGTAGATTCCAGATTCTATGAGAGAAGGTGGGAAACatgctgtgtgtgtttttgtcaACATAACTTGAAACAGTGGGGATTTCATCCTTGTCCGACTTGTTAGAGCTGTCGCCACGCGGACTGAAATGTTCAGGACAATTTGTATTCCATGcatctgccagctgctctgGTTGGTTTTCTCTCTCAGTGGTGGTgagaaaatcttttaaaactTGCTTGAATATGTAGACTATTTCCCAGGGTAAGACATCATTTTCTGCCAAAACTTCACGAAATCtagaaatgaacaaaaattGAAATCTAATCATCAGCGCTGAAAACTCTTTTGTTTCCTCTCTGGTCActggaggggggaaggaggaaattACTGCATgctggtgcttttttttccttgctgccaCGTTTCCCCACACACCTCCCCCAGAAGATTGTGAGAGGAAAAGAGCTCTAACAATGTACTGGATGTGCTCCAGCTATTATGAGGATTGTAAGTGGTTGTTACTGggtatgcttttcttttttccttttttttttttttttggcccatCTGGGTAACTTGATTTAAACTGACTTTGCCCTTAGGTATATTCTGGGCTTTAAAAGGAGCTTGTTCTGTTGTATCTGTGAGTCCCtagaaaatgtattaaaatacagGCAtaggagaatttttctttgtaaaatgtgtatgggggatttttttttaaatcggaaattttttttacactgaTTTACTAGTTTTAGAAGCTTTCAGGTATTTTGGACAGTAAAGCTGGATTTTTTGCATAATAGTGCATTGCATTAGTCCTTTGATTTTTGGTTATTGGGTTactattttataaatattggGGATAAATAACAGAGGAAAAACTGGAAGTATCGAAAGGTCATATAAGACTTCCCTTGTTTGGATTAGACTGGGAAAATCCTGATTTAAAACTTCCTTCAAGTACAACATATTAAAGTGAAGACGTAATTTATAGAACACCTGCAAAAATGCATTCCAGTTGCTGGTCACTGCTACTTCTGGAGATCAGAGCCAAATACTAACTTCAACTAGGTAGAAAAACATAGTACTTTTTATAGAGTACTCAGAGTTAGGGAAATACAAAACAATTACCTGCTGAGAACAGTTCCTGTTTGGCAAGGCTGGATTTGTGAACACAGAACTTCAAGTTGCCGTTGCTCAGTAGCTGGAATTGTTGCTTGAGGGTTCTGGTAATTCTTGAGCCAGTTGTAATCCATGCCAGTCTTCTGGACTTTTTGTTCGTTTTCGATCTCTTGAACGAATCTTTCACGCTCTTTCAGGTGCCATTTCAACTCCCTCAGCAGGGTTTTTGTAACAACTTCTGATCCAGGACATCTTGTGGGCTTGTAGGAATCAGTTTTTGACCATTTCATCCAGCCAAAAAGTGGCATTTTTAAgctgagagggggaaaaaaaaaatggttgttTCTGTCTGACCGATTAGTTCTTTTTACCTGTAGACTTCCTTCTTAGCAACTGCATGTCTGAATGAAAATTTATTAATGGTGTTGAACTAGCTTGCGGTACAATAAAAGTAGTGATAACAACATTCACCAAGCCATAATGAAATCTGACAagctttacattttttaaaatttcccgTTTGTTTTCTGAGTTAAAATACTACATGAAGTTTGCAGCATTTAAAAGTGCATATCTATCATCTcggaaatatttcattttttatccTATAGTATatatggttaaaaaaaaaaaagaaaccccaggGAACTGTTTCCCCTCGaacaagcaaaccaaaaaaccaccaacctCACAAAATACCCAAAACCAATCAAACGCCCCCCCcccaacaaaacagaaaaccccaaacctccaaAATTTGAAGTCACATTTACATTTAAAGATTATACTAATTAATAAAGTTAAGTGCTGGAACTCTGCATGATCTGTTTTTACAACCTCTGTatcaatttatattttaaatattttaaataaattattgttCACATAACCTGGAATCAGAAATCTGGTGGAGTAGACTTTTAAATTGCAGTTTGTAAGAAATCATGCAGACACAAGCGTGCAAATTGGAGTAAAATAACATAAATTACCTTTACAGCTGTCTGTGAAAAGTGTTGTTTCAGGTCAGTTTGCTTGAAGGTCTCTTATTCTAGCATGTCCTGTTTGCAGGTTGTTACTACTGCTGGAAGAAAACAAGcggttttttctctttttcttttttttctttttttttttttcatttactcaAACTGTGCTTAGAAAAAATGACTTTCTGTACTGAATATGACAGTTtaagtttttctgcttttaaggTTCTTTTTCATCCTCTGTATCAGAGAGAAGCAGTAATCCATTTAACCTAGCATGGTCTCTCAAATACTTTCTACCAAGTCCATTAAGATCTCCTACCTTTGAATTGAGTTCTGCCGGTggcagcaatttaaaaaaagatagtGACAATTTCAAATGCTTGTTGCTAAATCCATCCAAAGGTATTGTTGGTAGTGAGATGAATAATGATAGTCTGAAGCAACTACAGCCCTGCTTGTAGCTAAAGTTAAGGCTGTCGTGTGATGTGATGCTTGGCTGTGCATAGCTGTAGGTCACAGTTTAGAGCTGTATTTTTATGCCTGTAGAGTGCTAAAAATAACTACATTGCTTTTATCATCAAACTAAACTTTCAGGCCATTGAGATGCTGGAAGACTTATCTCCCATTAGAGGGGGATCAGGCTGTTCTGCTGTCATTTTTAAACAGCTAAGAATAGTTTTTCTCTAGTAAAGATCATCTAAAGCTTTTGTTAAGTGAGTGTTGACAGAAAAGAAGTATTTGACAGTTGCTCAGGATTTTGTTGCTGCATTAAATGCTTCTTCCAGATGAATTTCATCAATCTCACGctactgtattttttcattactGTGCATTGCTGTtagcattttaaattaacattCCAAATGTGTTTAAAGAAGCAAGGCTGCAACACCTCCAGCGCTCCACAAAAGACACGTTAATCTAATTAAAGGAATAGAATGATAAAAAGATGCAAATTGAGGTCAAACTGATCCAAAAAGCCCAGAATTGTAAGTCTTACCATAGACATTGCCTCTCTCTCAACTGGCTGTCACTTGCCTGCTCCCTCCTTTCTTGATGAATATTTTGAGCATATCCGTTTTTAAGGTTCATTCTCAGGGCTGGCAATGTGCACACCAAAGGTCGCTGAAGCAGCCATTTTCCGTTCCAGTTATCTGGTCTCTTCCTATTAATCTAAATAGTAGCCATGGAATGCGAAATGCTGCCTCCCCATCTCGCTCTTGTTCTAATGACTGTCTTTGCTTCCCCTAAGTATTTTTCATTCCtaccttttttccctccactgGTGTGTTGAACTGTTGGGAGAACAAAGGTTCTGTAAATTTGTTCTAGATGTCATACAACATAAAGGACGACGTGTATGGCTGTTATTAAAGCTGATATTACTTATACATTGGAAAAATTCAAATGTCAGTATTAATCCTCTTCAACTGGAAGGTTTTCACATTGCATTGTATGTGGTACTATGAAAAAGGAAGGGAGCTAGGTTTATGATGACAGAACTGTCCTGACAGATtttcagatgaaattaaaatgctCCTTGCCACCTCCTTTACAGCACAGTTAACACGTCACCACTTTTTTCCACTATATCAATCTTCAAGTAAACTGCTGTACAATATAAAACCATAATAGTGTCTTTGCAAATTAGAGATGCATACTGGAAGGTCTGCAAAGTAATTAAATGAGAAACCtacaacttttattttttaacctaATATTTGGTTGCATCATCGTAAATGCAAGGCAGGATGCTGAGAATTACGTTTATCTTTTCATTGGTAGAACACTAAAGTTGAAAATGAATATTGCTTCTACTTTTGCAGGCATTTCAGGTGTGTATTCAGGAAGAGGTGGCTGCTCACGTGTGGCTGGTGTTGGAAACTGGACTTGAAAGTAGAGCAGTATTTTATGCTGTTTCTATCCCCTGTTTATTCCTAGGAGCTTTGGGGAGTTAGCATTCCATCCAACTATCCCTATATGTACTCATGgatctgcagtgctgtgtcaggGTGGAAGTTTTGGTTTGACTTTAGCTGATAGTGGGTCTGTTCCCTGAAGGCACTTCAGAGTTTGTCTTTATTAGTAACTTAGTTAATAACATCATGAtgcccagctctgtgcatcCCCAGTCAGAATAATGAGCATACCCTGGTGCATGTGGCAGAACAGTTCCTACGGCCGTGGGCTCGGtttattctgttattttcttctaccctgaaaataaattacatatGAGGCACAGTTCTATTTTgtgcttgatttttttcaaggcATGTTTAAGGAGTTAGTTATTCTTACTTGTCTGAGTGGAAGGGAGTGTCAGTGTGGTGTGGTACCTGTCATGTTAAAAGAATTCTTCCTGAGGTAGTGTTTGCACCCATGGGGATGGTTACGTTTTGGGTATGGTTTGTACTGAAGGGCTGCAGCTAAACCCAGCACTTGCTGGAAGAACCCTCATTTTCAGAGTGGTTTGGTTCTGCTGTGTGGGTGACTTGGTGTGAAGGTGTGGAAGTCCAGTTCGTGGCTCTAATCATTAACCTGAAAATGTCTGGTACTCAAAATTTCATCTATTCTAGCAGTCCCTCTCTTGTCTCTTCCTGCTTGACATCGCAGTTGTGAAGGGGGAGCTTGACAATTAAGGTAGAAGTTAGAAGTAGTGCTTACTTTTAAAATTGTTCAGGGTTAAAACTTCTTGAATCTCTCCTTGTCAATACTCTTAAAGCTCCTAGTTGGTAACAGACTAAGTTCTGTGGGGAAGGCATAGCATGGCTACAGAGTAAGAATATTTATGTACACTTATGAGTACAACAGACAACATACAGATTTAAATAGTTGAAATGTACCACAGGGAAAGGGGATGCATGTTTTGAGGGTGCTGAATGTGCCTGGATTTTAGCTTTTTTGTTGCAATAGTAAAGCATAACTCCAAAGAAGTACTTTAACAGCAAGGTGGTTTTGTGCATGTGCACAGGAGATGTCCTCTAGTATAAGCAGTAGCATTAGAGATGAATGAATTCTTACTTGAAGATCATCATGAATAATGTTAATACTGGCTACTTTAGAAGTGCAGCTGTTTATGGCAAGGTAATGTTTCTTGGCTAAAAAGAGGTgacagaaaatgtttattttaccATTGATGCTTTTTGAAATATCTTGAaagctttcttaaaaaaaaacaaacaagcaaaacaactaaataaaataatgtcttTAGCGCAGGAAATTTAGGTATTTGCATGATATGTGGCTAAGTAAATTTTACATTCTGATTAAGACTTTCAACActacaataataaataatttgctGTAATGATATGCAGAAGGCATATCTTGAAACAGCCTTGTCATTCTTGATTCTTGCAAAATCTGAAATTCTCACAAAGAAGAAATGTTCTCTAGGGATCAGCTGCTTTTCCAAGTGTggtgttttcttctgaaaaagtaTTGTTCTGTAACTGTATTCTGGGacaaaaaaaagctgcaaatcCAAGTCACCTCTGAATACAGCAAGACTTTAGTCTTAAGACATGTGCCTTAACATCACATACATAAAGGAACTTCCTGAACCTGACAACCAGGTCCTGTAATAAATAAGGCAATTTGGTTAAATGTGGGGCTGTGCTACTATGCCTGTCTGTAAGGACTACAAATTCAGTACTTATTTGTACTGATTGAGTGTGCTGTTGGACAACACGCTATTTTTCTGAGAGAAAGCCAGTTTGAGGAGAAGTTGTTGCTGAACAGCAGTTCATTCCAAGCCACTTCCATTTAACTGAACACTGCACCAATTTGAGGTACAAGGTGTGATAAATGGAGAGAATAGGTGAAGGAGAAGCTTCTTATTCTTTTCTTCGGAAAATTTTATGGCATCTGTACCATCTGAGGTGCTACTTACTCTTGTAATTGAAAAGGGCAAGAAGTATAGCTTTCTTTATGAATGAGACTCAATGACACACTGAGAAATGATCAACCTAATTCTTATTTGACCAAAAGTGCTGATAGCAGGTCATAACCATAGCTAGTGAGCTAACATTTCAGCACATTGTTGCAGCGGTGGATGTTCCATAATTCTTTGCTAGTATCTTGATAATAGTCACATCCTGTGATTTGCTGCTGTGGATTTTGTGTGAAGGGCTGATGAATCTTGTGGGTTAAGCCTGATAGGCACCTAAGAGCTATGCAGCCCCTCACTCTACTCCCTGCTGACCCTCAATGGGATAGAGGCTGAGGAAtggaagagcaaaagaaaaaaaacttggGTTCAAGATAAAAAACTGTttaagaaggggaagaagagagaaagaaaacaaaagaggtGATGCGAAGGCAGTTCCACATCACCCCTCATGGGCAGAGTGATGCCCAGCCAGGTTTTGAACAAAAGATGGCAAACAGAACTGAAGCTCTTCTATCCTTTTGCTTCTGAGCATGGCATGTGATATCTCTTCAGTTAGTTTGTGTTACCTGCCTGGTTGTGCCCCCTCACAACTTGAAAGCCCCACAGTCTGTTtacaggggcagggaaggggtgcAATGAGAAATAGAGAAGGCCTTGATACTGTGCAAATGCAgctcagcaataactaaaacattTGTGTTTTAGAAGTATTGATTTGGTGACAAATCTAAACCACAGCACCATAGAGCTGCTATAAAGAAAATAACCCCATCAGTCATCTGAGGGAAGAGAGATTTCTTAATATGATTTATCCATAGGTAGGAGGTTGGatcatttccttttatttataaatgcaGCCTCACACTTTGGATTTAATCATTAACTTTGTAGTGCATTTTTCTTAAGATTTGACAGAACAACTCTCTCTAACTGTTTCAGGCTGCAGACAGATGGTGAGTCTACCTCCTCTGATCAGTTCAGACAGTATTTGActacagcttttgctttttaacaaCTAGGAGCAAAATTTGCCATGAGCCTGCACAAGAGGCCTCTTGGTAAGACTCCTTGTTTGGTCCTTTGCTGTGAGAGTGAACAACTGAATAAGTCTCTTTTAGCAGCGTTAACTGACAGAAATTTGTGTAAGCTGTCACTGTACTTCTGGTGCTGAGATGAATAAAATCAGGATGTGGTTGAAGCTGATTTCTTGCAGTTGGACTGTCTGTAGCTTCAATGTCTCTGGTGCTGGTGGCACTTCACTAATAGGCCGGGGAGCTTCAGGCATCAATTTGAAATTGAGGGGATCTTGCTTTCAATACTGCCCTTCATGGGCATTCTTTTAAATTAACAGCAGTCTTTtacttgcattttattttttttttcagagatttaTTTAATCTGGATTTTACCAAGTGTGTAACCAAATGTTTTTGTTTAGGCTTTCttgctgtgggattttttttcttctttttttgccaagtttttttgcctttgcgTTCAGAGGGAAGGGGTGAATTTTGAAGTTTTAAGGAGTGTAGATGCTTTGCGAATGTTGCTAAAGGATCAGAAACAATGCTTGATAGAGAAACTGTGCTTTTGGTTGAAGTTAGTAAATATGAACACCTGTCTGACATCTAATTCATAATTAATTCTAACAACTTTGATTTGCCAAATTAACTGTTTCATGTGTGGTAGAGAGGTAGTTGTTGTGTGGCTTGTCACCATCTGCCACAGGTAACACCTGCCCTCTTCAGAGCATCCCATTGGATCTATGGCTGCAGAAAGAGGAACTCATCAACAGCTCATGTCCAAGTTCTTTGAAGCCCAGgagttcatcccagtcccccccacTGGCATAAAATCCCAGAGCAGGAGACAGTAAATTTTATTTGGACTGTTTCATCATGGCATTTGTGGTTGttatttttcttggattttaaCTGTGAATAAGATGGAAGGTCTTGCAGAGCTGTTAGTTTGACATGTGTTAAATATTCCAGAGATGTTGAGTTTACATAGTTTATCCAAATCCAAACATTTGCATTAGAGTTTTTCAGGATTTTTGCAAAGTGGCTTTAGTgcgctctctctctctgtctctgtctctccctctctccccccaaCTGTTTAAGGTTTTAAAACTGGAGATCTGAATTACTGCTATGAGGAAGAGCAGTGCAAGCCTTTAAAATGCCTATATATGAAGACTTTATCACTAAATCTACCTATTTACATTTTAGAACAGCTCTTAGTGGTAAAAAGCATCAATCTCACTGATTCTTAGATTCTTAAAATAATCTGTAAATGACTTTGTAAAATCTGTGTTTTAGTATTTACTAGATTACACTTACTCTGATTTCTAtt
It encodes:
- the RD3L gene encoding protein RD3-like encodes the protein MPLFGWMKWSKTDSYKPTRCPGSEVVTKTLLRELKWHLKERERFVQEIENEQKVQKTGMDYNWLKNYQNPQATIPATEQRQLEVLCSQIQPCQTGTVLSRFREVLAENDVLPWEIVYIFKQVLKDFLTTTERENQPEQLADAWNTNCPEHFSPRGDSSNKSDKDEIPTVSSYVDKNTHSMFPTFSHRIWNLPYYYPSS